One window of Medicago truncatula cultivar Jemalong A17 chromosome 2, MtrunA17r5.0-ANR, whole genome shotgun sequence genomic DNA carries:
- the LOC11442760 gene encoding polygalacturonase QRT3 has translation MTRKCFVCFMFLEVVCFIVIGVHGDKNLPARKISDGNYHVTMRKLQSFKTSLTRHDSFASTPSSSFAPSPSSQPAEGMNNPRVYHVTSYGADPTGNSDSTEALLAAIADATNGPSEGYLMEGISNLGGAQINLEGGNYMIRRSLKLPVSGVGNLMIHGGTIKASNDFPNDGYIIDLSTSSNENDGKNSPSSSYNFEYITLKDLLLDSNFRGGGISVINSLRTNIDNCYITHFTTNGILVQSGHETYIRNSFLGQHITAGGDKNERNFSGTGINIQGNDNAVTDVVIFSAAIGIMVTGQANTFSGVHCYNKATGFGGTGIYLKLPGLTQTRIVNSYMDYTSIVAEDPVQLHISSSFFLGDANIVLKSMKGVLNGVTIVDNMFSGSNQGVEVIHLDKSNGPFHQIDQVTVDRNVATGMNLKATVAKRSLQGNGTSWNVDFNNILLFPNLIKNVQYSLSSTGSSFPNHAIRNVSDNRVVIETNEAVAANVFVAVDQSMSS, from the exons ATGACTAGAAAATGTTTCGTTTGTTTCATGTTTCTTGAGGTTGTTTGTTTCATTGTAATTGGTGTTCATGGTGACAAAAATTTACCTGCTAGGAAAATTTCTGATGGAAATTATCATGTAACAATGAGAAAATTGCAATCATTTAAAACCTCTTTAACAAGACATGATTCTTTTGCTTCAACACCATCATCTTCTTTTGcaccttctccttcttctcagCCAGCTGAG GGTATGAACAATCCAAGAGTATACCATGTGACATCCTATGGTGCAGACCCAACAGGCAATTCAGATAGCACTGAAGCATTACTTGCAGCCATAGCAGATGCAACCAATGGTCCAAGTGAAGGATATTTGATGGAAGGCATCAGTAACCTTGGAGGTGCACAGATTAATCTTGAAGGTGGAAATTATATGATCAGAAGGTCACTCAAGTTACCGGTATCCGGCGTTGGAAACCTAATG ATACATGGAGGAACCATAAAAGCCTCAAATGATTTTCCAAATGATGGCTACATTATTGATTTATCAACCTCTTCAAATGAAAATGATGGGAAAAATTCACCTTCATCATCCTACAATTTTGAGTACATAACTCTCAAGGATCTCTTATTGGATTCAAACTTTAGAGGAGGAGGCATTTCAGTCATAAATTCACTCAGAACAAACATAGACAATTGTTACATTACACATTTCACTACCAATGGAATTTTAGTCCAAAGTGGCCATGAAACATACATAAGAAACTCTTTCCTTGGCCAGCACATAACTGCCGGAGGCGATAAAAACGAAAGGAATTTCTCAGGCACAGGAATAAACATCCAAGGTAACGATAATGCTGTCACCGATGTTGTAATTTTCTCTGCTGCTATAGGAATCATGGTAACTGGTCAAGCAAACACATTTTCTGGTGTACATTGTTACAATAAGGCCACTGGATTCGGTGGTACCGGAATTTATTTGAAACTACCTGGTTTAACACAAACAAGGATTGTGAATTCATACATGGATTATACAAGTATTGTTGCTGAAGATCCTGTTCAACTTCATATTTCTAGTAGTTTCTTCCTTGGTGATGCCAATATTGTGTTGAAATCTATGAAAGGTGTTTTAAATGGTGTTACTATTGTTGATAACATGTTCTCTGGATCAAATCAAGGTGTTGAAGTTATTCATTTGGATAAATCAAATGGTCCTTTTCATCAAATTGATCAAGTTACTGTTGATAGGAACGTAGCGACGGGGATGAATTTAAAGGCTACTGTCGCGAAAAGATCGTTGCAAGGGAATGGTACTTCATGGAATGTTGATTTTAACAACATTCTTCTTTTTCCTAACCTTATAAAAAATGTTCAGTACTCGTTAAGTTCAACAGGTAGCAGTTTTCCTAATCATGCTATCAGAAATGTGTCGGACAATCGCGTTGTGATTGAAACGAATGAAGCAGTTGCTGCGAATGTTTTTGTCGCGGTGGATCAAAGTATGTCAAGTTGA